A genome region from Coraliomargarita parva includes the following:
- a CDS encoding pseudouridine synthase: MGRSKSSNAIGFPPPYLGDQPLRLEVLAETDDWIALDKPAGVAIRQHPWNAGVPDMDSALNAQLASGKPELLRRNASAFGSVYYLDPEASGVALFGKTREAVGTLRNCFGSQEMHFVFYCIAGAADGGECELLCEAPLLPHRVKPKMIPSSAKGKKAWTRFTLVGEGASGLCLWRAECDFLRPHQIRAHAATLGFPLLGDALYGGGSAPSLRDLKPKQRGPGLAGSAFEGLALHLALLEPVDGDCLRAQVPSSLGVFLRLLGLEPELAGGGK; encoded by the coding sequence ATGGGACGTAGCAAATCAAGTAATGCGATCGGCTTTCCGCCGCCTTATCTCGGAGACCAGCCTCTGCGTCTGGAGGTGCTGGCTGAAACCGATGATTGGATTGCGCTGGATAAACCGGCCGGCGTTGCGATTCGTCAGCATCCCTGGAATGCCGGCGTGCCTGACATGGACTCCGCCTTGAATGCGCAGCTTGCATCCGGAAAGCCGGAATTGCTTCGTCGGAACGCTTCAGCCTTCGGTTCGGTTTATTATCTCGATCCCGAGGCGAGTGGGGTCGCGCTTTTCGGTAAAACCCGTGAGGCCGTTGGTACCTTGCGTAATTGCTTTGGTTCGCAGGAGATGCATTTCGTCTTTTACTGCATTGCCGGTGCAGCCGACGGGGGGGAGTGTGAGCTGCTCTGCGAGGCGCCGCTCTTGCCGCATCGGGTTAAGCCAAAGATGATCCCTTCCTCGGCGAAAGGAAAGAAGGCTTGGACACGCTTTACACTTGTCGGGGAGGGCGCTTCGGGCCTGTGTCTCTGGCGTGCGGAATGTGACTTTCTCCGACCGCATCAAATCCGCGCCCACGCGGCGACTTTGGGATTTCCCCTCCTCGGGGATGCCCTTTACGGCGGGGGGAGTGCTCCCAGCTTGAGAGATTTGAAGCCGAAGCAGCGGGGGCCGGGATTGGCAGGCTCTGCATTTGAGGGGCTGGCGCTGCATTTGGCGCTCCTGGAACCTGTCGATGGCGATTGTCTTCGGGCCCAGGTGCCGTCTTCTCTGGGCGTGTTCTTGAGGTTGTTGGGGCTGGAGCCGGAGCTGGCGGGAGGAGGTAAATAA
- a CDS encoding rhomboid family intramembrane serine protease translates to MSTCKEKAKFELSVPAGLDVPEGFVPVELYTDRSVAADAGLAVLAMGEAYWLILHEENYILCVREKAITAVRQELDAVSGMRLRHPQRSRFVYEDFEVGYTSFILYGLVLIALFIAQQGLPLVDRGAGDAVAIIRAHEYWRIVTALGLHGDLVHLVSNLVAGMGFAFFVARFFGAAAGWLLIFISGVLGNGLNAWVYYPEAHLSIGASTAIFGALGLLTGVGVRAALSEPDRRLNMPLWFVPVFGGLTLLGLLGMGDYRVDVAAHISGFFCGGLIGFVAAFFQSFFRRVQGFAWLSGALVLGTFAIAWCFAI, encoded by the coding sequence ATGTCGACTTGCAAAGAAAAGGCGAAATTCGAGCTGTCGGTTCCGGCCGGGTTGGACGTACCGGAGGGCTTCGTTCCAGTCGAATTGTACACGGACCGGTCAGTGGCCGCGGATGCCGGCTTGGCGGTTTTGGCGATGGGTGAGGCCTATTGGCTGATCCTGCATGAGGAGAACTATATCCTATGCGTGCGCGAGAAGGCCATTACCGCTGTTCGGCAGGAACTGGATGCTGTGTCGGGCATGCGCTTACGGCACCCGCAGCGTTCCCGTTTCGTCTATGAGGATTTCGAGGTCGGCTACACTTCCTTCATCCTTTACGGCTTGGTCCTGATTGCGCTCTTCATTGCGCAACAGGGTCTGCCTCTGGTGGACCGGGGGGCGGGAGATGCCGTGGCGATCATCCGCGCACATGAGTATTGGCGGATCGTAACCGCGCTGGGCTTGCACGGCGATCTGGTGCATCTCGTCTCCAACCTTGTGGCCGGTATGGGCTTTGCCTTTTTTGTCGCACGTTTCTTTGGGGCAGCTGCCGGCTGGCTGTTGATTTTTATTTCAGGCGTTCTGGGCAACGGTTTGAATGCCTGGGTTTACTACCCGGAGGCACACCTGTCGATTGGCGCTTCGACCGCCATTTTCGGGGCACTCGGACTTTTAACCGGGGTGGGGGTTCGGGCGGCCCTCTCGGAGCCGGATCGTCGGCTCAATATGCCGCTCTGGTTTGTACCGGTCTTTGGTGGGTTAACCTTGCTCGGACTGCTGGGAATGGGGGATTACCGGGTGGATGTGGCCGCGCATATTAGCGGATTCTTTTGTGGGGGGCTCATCGGTTTTGTCGCTGCCTTTTTTCAATCCTTTTTTCGTCGGGTCCAGGGCTTTGCCTGGTTGAGCGGGGCGCTGGTTCTGGGCACATTCGCGATTGCCTGGTGCTTTGCTATCTAG
- a CDS encoding GspMb/PilO family protein, with protein MKPKDIIDLIKQYPLAVVCVIVALISAVTYYLRGDILGELTTTETELTSRLRVIDENSKNSKGLEADAKSLEEKVELIESRLFQQDERAINTNFFYSFEDDVDVVISNVNQLPGEDPVFAPKGPHALKLHGTLVYEITVNGSFPQLAKLLYALNAADPFIRVSDLQMAQSGKSLTQLDAKIRVVVLAEKREGGKS; from the coding sequence ATGAAGCCCAAGGACATTATAGATCTTATCAAGCAGTATCCACTCGCAGTGGTATGTGTGATCGTGGCATTGATCAGTGCCGTGACCTACTACCTGCGTGGCGATATTTTGGGAGAACTGACTACGACTGAGACGGAATTGACGTCACGTCTGCGGGTCATCGACGAGAATTCAAAGAATTCGAAAGGTCTGGAAGCGGATGCGAAGTCCTTGGAGGAAAAGGTCGAACTCATTGAGTCCCGTCTTTTTCAACAGGACGAGCGCGCGATTAATACCAATTTCTTCTATTCCTTCGAGGATGATGTCGATGTGGTCATTTCGAATGTGAACCAGTTGCCCGGAGAAGATCCTGTTTTCGCTCCGAAAGGGCCGCATGCTTTGAAATTGCATGGTACCCTTGTTTACGAGATCACGGTGAACGGCAGCTTTCCTCAATTGGCAAAGTTACTGTATGCGCTCAATGCGGCGGATCCGTTTATCCGTGTGTCGGATCTGCAAATGGCCCAGTCGGGCAAGAGTTTGACCCAGCTTGACGCAAAGATCCGAGTCGTCGTTCTGGCTGAAAAGAGGGAAGGAGGTAAATCATGA
- a CDS encoding LOG family protein, with the protein MTLPRDCSRDEWPLKAYKNLDFLNSDAARSIRVLCEFTEPSLRFAEENIDDTIVLFGSARTLPPERARRELEKVKARIADPSHPTPAEKRALHIAEANLRMSPYYDDAVELSRLMTEWSMSLPEDHGKRFTICSGGGPGIMEAANKGAQMAGGKSIGLGISLPFEQRVNEYIPEELQFEFHYFFVRKFWFVSMAKALVAFPGGFGTMDELFETLTLIQTNKIENRPPVLLYGREFWNDVIDFDAMVKWGTISPEDPALFHIIDSVEDARDYLIEELSKHFIDKPESLLRRHRP; encoded by the coding sequence ATGACCCTCCCAAGAGATTGCTCCCGCGACGAATGGCCCCTCAAAGCCTATAAAAATCTGGATTTCCTGAATAGTGATGCCGCCCGCAGTATCCGCGTACTGTGCGAATTCACGGAACCGAGCCTGCGCTTCGCAGAAGAGAATATTGACGACACCATCGTGCTCTTTGGTTCGGCCCGCACGCTCCCCCCCGAGCGTGCCCGCCGGGAACTGGAGAAGGTGAAGGCCCGGATTGCGGACCCGTCGCACCCGACCCCGGCAGAAAAGCGCGCCCTCCACATAGCCGAAGCGAATCTGCGCATGTCGCCTTACTACGACGATGCGGTCGAGCTGTCCCGACTCATGACCGAGTGGTCCATGAGCCTGCCGGAAGACCACGGCAAGCGCTTCACCATCTGCTCCGGAGGCGGCCCCGGGATCATGGAAGCCGCCAACAAAGGGGCTCAAATGGCCGGAGGCAAATCGATCGGCCTCGGAATCAGCCTCCCGTTCGAGCAGCGCGTCAACGAATACATTCCGGAGGAGCTACAGTTTGAGTTCCATTATTTCTTCGTGCGGAAGTTCTGGTTCGTCTCGATGGCCAAGGCACTGGTCGCCTTCCCCGGCGGTTTCGGCACAATGGACGAGCTCTTCGAAACACTCACCTTGATCCAAACCAACAAGATCGAGAACAGGCCTCCGGTTCTTCTCTACGGACGCGAGTTCTGGAATGACGTGATTGATTTCGACGCAATGGTGAAATGGGGCACCATTTCACCGGAAGATCCGGCCCTCTTCCACATCATCGATTCAGTGGAGGACGCCCGCGACTACCTGATCGAGGAGCTCTCCAAACACTTCATCGACAAACCGGAAAGCTTGCTGAGGCGGCACAGGCCCTAG
- the smc gene encoding chromosome segregation protein SMC, translating into MYLKQIEISGFKSFADRTRLDLRKGITAVVGPNGCGKSNIVDAIRWVLGEQSAKALRGSSMQDVIFEGTDKRKALPTCEVSLTFTDCEADLGTAFNEVEISRRVTRDGGSDYYINGKVSRLKDIQRLFANTGVGRVSYSFMLQGQIDQILSTNPAERRTIFEEAAGITLYKAQRKEALNKLSLVDANLARVTDVIEEVSRQIGSLKRQASKALRYQRIKHRLTHLDLAYSSHRYSELKSGIDELSAKAVELRKKVEVQNEGLSTDEAILAEKKGARGELFETMQELQQRVYNLRSEKENADNQAEFADIRSRDLMGRIEEYKKEIAELDAQQKALAERAENESENKQMQLGVVDDSDRIFRDRSAELVRSQEELGEMEARLQERRQAVLQAENRINRARSRCTTLEVELKTYQVKHASLNEAILTLKQEVEVLERGLVEIQHLLEKRREEQASSESALEQARQESSSTLVAFRSKQEQIQEQDRNVARKTAQLNVLENLQAKFEGFGEGAKAILGGKLGETAGEANVTILSKEFKVAAAYTGALETLLGSAIDALYVGNSGKTLAIVRKLEAELLGRACLQIDTLGSGFSPASNLPNGLVPANSVVEARDADLADPVKRLLGGCYFAEDLASFVEYWEGNPGFNFLYVATKNGELIDCRGLIYGGRESGKKSSSVLEREAEIRQLRAEIDTGRKELNALREQAAELDDKRNAAEAAVEEQRQRLSELSGEVSGLMAEERNQEQKIEHNARSRQSSEDELEKLDLQHADSVQELEEAQQELSAAEEGLAAERQSNTDLEDAIAHAREIRDQKREALADVRLELAEKKQRLESVDRILSEVQRETASIQDRVLRRNQEIDTVNEQIAGFEQTAVMEREKSEELAHTLQVATDQLDQDRAKLKDMDLSIAEIDNSLGGRRGEAKTHEQELNKLEVKLAESRSQLGFVESAAEGDYQVHLGEVDWKAELWEANLEFEKRVNLDDLDDPDKIAAQPKHERRDPNEEELAEMDGTDWSSVEQEVSELKGRIANMGPVNLDAISEYADLKERFDFLKGQSEDLWNSKNALIQTIDEINETSQNLFRDTFEQVKKNFAFTYEKISGGGSSDLELIDAEDPLESGIEIIARPPGTRLKSVTLLSGGQRTMAAVALLFAIYMVKPSPFCVLDEIDAALDDANIGRFCDTLHGFTEKSQFLIITHNKRTISNADTVFGVTMPEKGVSKLLSMRFNKDTNRPELAAVGDSSQPF; encoded by the coding sequence ATGTATCTCAAACAGATCGAAATTAGTGGTTTTAAAAGTTTTGCTGATCGGACTCGCTTGGACTTGCGCAAAGGGATCACTGCCGTGGTGGGGCCGAACGGCTGTGGGAAAAGTAACATTGTCGATGCGATTCGCTGGGTTCTAGGGGAGCAAAGTGCGAAGGCGCTGCGTGGATCCTCGATGCAGGATGTCATTTTCGAGGGTACGGACAAGCGAAAGGCCCTGCCGACCTGCGAGGTCTCCCTGACCTTCACCGACTGTGAAGCGGATCTGGGGACCGCTTTCAATGAGGTGGAGATTTCCCGCCGGGTGACCCGGGACGGAGGTAGTGACTACTATATCAACGGCAAAGTCTCCCGCTTGAAAGACATTCAGCGCCTCTTTGCCAACACGGGGGTGGGACGTGTGTCCTATTCCTTCATGCTGCAGGGGCAGATCGACCAAATTCTTTCGACCAATCCGGCCGAGCGGCGTACGATTTTTGAAGAAGCGGCGGGCATCACCTTATACAAGGCCCAGCGCAAGGAAGCGTTGAACAAGCTGTCCCTTGTGGATGCCAACCTGGCTCGTGTGACCGACGTGATTGAAGAGGTGAGCCGCCAGATCGGGTCCCTGAAGCGTCAGGCCAGCAAGGCCTTACGTTATCAGCGTATCAAGCACCGGCTGACCCACCTTGACCTGGCCTACTCCTCGCACCGCTACTCCGAACTGAAGTCCGGGATCGATGAATTGTCGGCCAAGGCGGTCGAGCTCCGCAAGAAGGTCGAGGTTCAGAATGAAGGCCTGTCGACGGACGAGGCGATCCTTGCGGAAAAGAAGGGCGCGCGTGGCGAGCTCTTCGAGACCATGCAGGAGTTGCAGCAGCGTGTTTACAACCTGCGTTCCGAAAAGGAGAATGCCGATAATCAGGCCGAGTTTGCGGATATCCGTTCGAGGGACCTGATGGGGCGGATCGAGGAGTACAAGAAAGAGATCGCCGAGTTGGACGCGCAGCAGAAAGCCCTGGCCGAGCGCGCCGAAAATGAGAGTGAGAACAAGCAGATGCAGCTCGGTGTGGTGGACGATTCCGACCGCATCTTTCGTGACCGCAGTGCCGAACTGGTACGTTCGCAGGAGGAACTCGGCGAGATGGAGGCACGTTTGCAGGAGCGCCGTCAGGCGGTCTTGCAGGCGGAGAACCGGATCAACCGTGCCCGCTCCCGCTGCACTACCCTTGAAGTCGAGCTCAAGACCTATCAGGTGAAGCACGCTTCGCTCAACGAGGCGATTTTGACCCTGAAGCAGGAAGTCGAAGTCCTGGAGCGCGGTTTGGTCGAAATTCAGCACCTGCTGGAAAAGCGCCGCGAAGAGCAGGCCTCCAGCGAGTCCGCTCTCGAGCAAGCCAGGCAGGAGTCCAGTAGCACGCTGGTCGCGTTCCGTTCCAAGCAGGAGCAGATCCAGGAACAGGACCGGAACGTGGCGCGGAAGACGGCGCAACTCAATGTCCTGGAAAACCTGCAAGCCAAGTTTGAAGGCTTCGGGGAAGGCGCGAAAGCTATTCTGGGCGGCAAGCTCGGCGAGACTGCGGGCGAGGCCAATGTCACGATTCTCTCGAAGGAATTCAAGGTGGCGGCAGCCTATACCGGCGCCTTGGAGACCCTGTTGGGCTCGGCGATTGACGCGCTTTATGTGGGCAATTCCGGCAAGACGCTGGCCATTGTACGCAAGCTTGAAGCGGAACTGCTGGGGCGAGCCTGCCTGCAAATTGACACTTTAGGTTCCGGTTTCAGTCCCGCGTCCAACTTGCCGAACGGCTTGGTTCCGGCCAATTCCGTGGTCGAGGCCCGGGATGCCGACTTGGCCGATCCCGTCAAGAGACTGCTTGGGGGCTGCTATTTTGCCGAGGATTTGGCCTCGTTTGTCGAATACTGGGAAGGCAATCCCGGATTTAATTTCCTTTATGTTGCGACGAAAAACGGAGAGCTCATCGACTGCCGCGGGCTGATCTACGGCGGTCGCGAGTCCGGCAAAAAATCCTCCAGTGTGCTTGAGCGTGAAGCGGAGATCCGCCAATTGCGTGCCGAGATCGATACCGGGCGCAAGGAATTGAATGCACTGCGTGAGCAGGCCGCGGAGTTGGATGATAAGCGCAATGCTGCCGAAGCGGCGGTGGAAGAGCAGCGCCAGCGGCTCTCCGAGCTCTCCGGCGAGGTTTCCGGGCTGATGGCCGAAGAGCGCAACCAGGAGCAGAAAATCGAGCACAACGCGCGTTCCCGTCAAAGCAGCGAGGATGAGCTGGAAAAATTGGACCTCCAGCATGCGGACTCGGTGCAGGAGCTTGAAGAAGCCCAGCAGGAGCTTTCGGCTGCGGAAGAGGGACTGGCCGCCGAGCGTCAGAGCAACACGGACTTGGAAGATGCGATCGCCCATGCCCGTGAAATCCGCGACCAGAAGCGCGAGGCCTTGGCCGATGTACGGCTGGAACTGGCCGAGAAGAAGCAGCGCCTCGAAAGTGTGGACCGGATCCTGAGTGAAGTGCAGCGGGAGACCGCCAGCATTCAGGACCGTGTGCTACGCCGTAATCAGGAGATTGACACCGTCAACGAGCAGATTGCCGGCTTTGAGCAGACCGCCGTGATGGAACGGGAGAAAAGCGAGGAGCTCGCCCATACGCTTCAGGTGGCGACCGATCAGCTCGATCAGGATCGTGCCAAGCTAAAGGATATGGACCTCTCCATTGCCGAGATTGACAATAGCCTGGGGGGCCGCCGCGGAGAGGCCAAGACCCACGAGCAGGAACTGAACAAGTTGGAGGTCAAGCTGGCCGAGTCCCGCTCGCAGCTTGGTTTCGTCGAGTCCGCCGCGGAGGGGGATTACCAGGTGCATCTCGGTGAGGTGGACTGGAAGGCCGAACTCTGGGAAGCCAATCTCGAGTTTGAGAAACGCGTCAACCTCGACGATCTCGACGATCCCGACAAGATTGCAGCCCAGCCCAAGCATGAGCGCCGGGACCCGAACGAAGAAGAACTGGCCGAAATGGACGGCACCGACTGGTCCTCTGTAGAGCAGGAAGTGTCCGAGTTGAAGGGGCGTATTGCCAACATGGGGCCGGTGAACCTGGATGCCATCAGCGAATATGCGGACCTCAAGGAGCGCTTCGACTTCCTCAAGGGGCAAAGCGAGGACCTCTGGAACTCAAAGAACGCCTTGATCCAGACGATCGACGAGATCAACGAGACCTCCCAGAATCTGTTCCGCGACACCTTCGAGCAGGTGAAGAAGAATTTCGCGTTCACCTACGAGAAGATCTCCGGTGGTGGCTCGTCCGATCTGGAGCTGATTGACGCGGAGGATCCGCTGGAGTCGGGGATCGAGATCATCGCCCGTCCTCCGGGAACCCGCCTTAAGAGCGTGACTCTGCTCTCCGGTGGCCAGCGGACCATGGCCGCGGTGGCGCTCCTGTTTGCGATCTACATGGTCAAGCCGAGTCCCTTCTGTGTGCTCGACGAGATCGATGCGGCGCTCGACGATGCCAATATCGGCCGATTCTGCGATACCCTGCACGGGTTCACGGAGAAGTCCCAGTTCCTCATTATTACCCACAACAAGCGTACCATTTCGAATGCGGATACCGTCTTTGGGGTGACCATGCCCGAAAAGGGAGTCTCCAAGCTGCTCTCCATGCGCTTCAACAAGGATACGAACCGTCCGGAGTTGGCTGCCGTCGGTGATTCCAGCCAGCCTTTCTAA
- a CDS encoding KpsF/GutQ family sugar-phosphate isomerase, with protein MTDTNPNHVAVGKQAMHAEAVAIQIAADRLDAAFDKAVELILRSKSKLVICGIGKSGHIGSKLAATFSSSGIPSVFLHAAEAIHGDLGVYQPGDPTIVLSKSGSTAEVLRLMPMFRKFESPVIAIVGNTESPIAEKADVVLDASVEKEADPLNLMPTSSSTVSLAMGDALAAALVKARDFTAEEFATFHPGGQLGRNLLMTVGEVMHPAPKVACAPETASLREVVIAMTRYPLGAACVVNEEGKLLGLVTDGDIRRLLSSEDDILGKAVGNCMTRNPISAQSAMSLGEALRIMEDRPSQISVLPVVEEASGRLEGLLRLHDAYQPSFS; from the coding sequence ATGACGGACACGAACCCCAACCATGTTGCTGTAGGCAAGCAAGCCATGCACGCAGAAGCGGTCGCGATTCAAATCGCGGCCGACCGCCTGGATGCTGCCTTCGATAAGGCCGTAGAGTTGATCCTGAGGTCAAAGAGCAAGCTCGTGATTTGTGGTATCGGCAAGTCCGGCCATATCGGCTCGAAATTGGCCGCAACTTTCTCCAGCTCAGGAATCCCCTCGGTTTTCCTTCATGCCGCGGAAGCGATTCATGGGGACCTTGGGGTGTACCAACCGGGCGACCCGACCATTGTGCTCTCTAAAAGTGGCAGTACCGCCGAGGTTCTGCGGCTGATGCCCATGTTCCGGAAGTTTGAATCGCCTGTGATTGCCATCGTGGGCAATACCGAATCACCCATTGCGGAGAAGGCAGATGTCGTGCTCGACGCGAGTGTCGAGAAGGAGGCGGACCCCCTGAACCTGATGCCGACTTCGAGTTCGACGGTCAGCCTGGCCATGGGAGATGCGTTGGCGGCAGCCCTGGTCAAAGCCCGCGATTTCACGGCAGAGGAATTTGCCACCTTCCATCCCGGCGGCCAACTCGGGCGCAACCTGCTCATGACCGTGGGGGAGGTGATGCACCCCGCGCCCAAGGTCGCCTGTGCCCCGGAAACCGCAAGCTTGCGCGAAGTCGTGATCGCGATGACCCGCTATCCCTTGGGGGCTGCCTGTGTTGTGAATGAAGAGGGCAAACTGCTTGGTTTAGTGACTGACGGAGACATCCGGCGCTTGCTTTCCAGTGAGGACGATATTTTGGGCAAGGCGGTTGGTAACTGTATGACCCGCAACCCGATTTCCGCGCAATCCGCCATGTCACTCGGCGAAGCGCTTCGCATTATGGAAGACCGCCCGTCGCAGATCTCGGTCTTGCCGGTGGTGGAGGAAGCCAGTGGACGCTTGGAGGGACTGCTGCGTCTGCACGATGCCTATCAGCCCAGCTTTTCCTAG
- a CDS encoding AURKAIP1/COX24 domain-containing protein, with the protein MGNLKKKRRLKMNKHKRRKRLKSNRHKKRTW; encoded by the coding sequence ATGGGTAACCTTAAAAAGAAGCGTCGTCTCAAGATGAACAAGCACAAGCGTCGTAAGCGCTTGAAGTCGAATCGTCACAAGAAGCGGACTTGGTAA
- the rpsT gene encoding 30S ribosomal protein S20 has product MANCKSALKYIRKTETRTLRNRQVKSRLKTLAKKVDAAVAAGDKDALGNASRLYISALDKAGKAGLVHANKVARHKARCAQLLAK; this is encoded by the coding sequence ATGGCTAATTGTAAATCCGCACTCAAATATATCCGTAAAACGGAGACTCGTACACTTCGCAACCGCCAGGTGAAGAGCCGCCTGAAGACCCTTGCCAAGAAGGTTGACGCAGCTGTGGCTGCCGGTGACAAGGATGCGCTCGGCAATGCTTCGCGCCTTTACATCTCCGCTTTGGACAAGGCCGGCAAGGCCGGTCTGGTGCACGCGAACAAGGTTGCACGTCACAAGGCTCGTTGCGCCCAGCTTCTGGCCAAGTAG
- a CDS encoding type II secretion system protein GspD: protein MKKNKVIFALLALPIIARAQAADPATEDMNVSDVVVVEEIAAVDSTASPASDVAVVVETSDPVVVEIPELPIEGAALASEPEIAEVTTALPSDSDIVLELPDAATSGGEAVMAEEEKISVDFLEEDVRIILRNVADLFDLNLVIPETLQGRSTVKLRNITWRQVFEVVLEPFGYTYVEDRNIILIKSIEELTTEPVDTRVFVVNYAQAKDLQGSIAPLVDAAAGGRIQVDVRSNALIITERPSRMNKIQDIIDRLDTATEQVMIESKFVEVTDTDSKDLGINWSSLQDFTLQAASDLTSEDGSLGGITRQIVREGGETILRADTAVLSADAFQAVVSALDSKNNVELVSNPTVVTLNNTQAKIAIGQRYPIPKYTFNAETGTRQLDDIEFEDIGINLDVTPQVNSAGFINMKIIPEVSSTEEFALIEGTQIPIIDSRRTETSIVIKDGYTLAIGGLTENTISKESSRVPFIGDVPGIGRLFRSDSDSIRQRNLIIFITAKTLNPDGSTYKDVIDPRMIEQMDILPSEIPGYKVPATELQKIDELTSIKEKELREEEAKRLSTTIQAIEDAKYRKQLLEERKALEEDGGKRSSYDRL, encoded by the coding sequence ATGAAAAAGAACAAAGTCATATTCGCGCTGCTGGCTCTGCCCATCATTGCCCGGGCGCAGGCAGCAGATCCGGCGACTGAGGATATGAATGTATCCGATGTGGTCGTGGTCGAAGAAATCGCAGCCGTCGATAGCACGGCCAGCCCGGCTTCGGATGTCGCAGTCGTTGTCGAAACATCCGATCCTGTTGTCGTCGAAATCCCGGAACTGCCGATCGAAGGGGCCGCTCTTGCGAGCGAGCCGGAAATCGCCGAAGTCACCACGGCCTTGCCGAGTGATTCCGATATTGTCCTGGAGCTGCCGGACGCTGCAACCAGTGGTGGTGAAGCGGTCATGGCTGAAGAAGAGAAGATCTCCGTCGACTTCCTCGAGGAAGACGTCCGTATCATCCTGCGTAATGTGGCGGATCTCTTTGATCTCAACCTTGTGATTCCAGAGACCCTGCAGGGCCGCTCGACGGTGAAGCTTCGCAACATCACCTGGCGCCAGGTCTTTGAAGTTGTTCTGGAGCCTTTCGGCTACACTTACGTTGAAGACCGCAATATCATCCTGATCAAGAGTATCGAAGAACTGACCACTGAGCCGGTGGACACCCGCGTGTTTGTCGTGAATTACGCGCAGGCCAAGGATCTGCAAGGTTCCATCGCACCGTTGGTCGATGCTGCCGCTGGTGGACGTATTCAGGTCGATGTGCGGAGTAACGCGCTGATCATTACCGAGCGTCCTTCCCGTATGAACAAGATCCAAGATATCATTGATCGTCTGGATACGGCCACCGAGCAGGTGATGATCGAGTCCAAGTTTGTTGAAGTGACGGATACGGATTCCAAAGATCTGGGGATCAACTGGAGTTCGCTTCAGGATTTCACCCTTCAGGCTGCCAGCGACTTGACCTCTGAAGACGGTAGCTTGGGTGGCATTACCCGGCAAATTGTACGTGAAGGAGGCGAAACGATCTTGCGTGCCGACACGGCTGTTCTCTCTGCCGATGCCTTCCAAGCGGTTGTGAGCGCTTTGGACTCGAAGAATAATGTGGAGCTGGTCTCCAATCCGACGGTTGTTACGCTGAACAATACGCAAGCCAAGATTGCGATCGGGCAACGCTATCCGATTCCGAAATACACCTTCAATGCTGAGACCGGCACCCGCCAGTTGGATGATATCGAATTCGAAGATATCGGCATCAACCTTGATGTGACGCCTCAGGTGAACAGTGCCGGTTTCATTAACATGAAGATTATTCCGGAAGTTTCCAGTACGGAGGAGTTCGCCTTGATCGAAGGGACGCAGATTCCGATCATCGATAGTCGTCGTACTGAAACCTCGATTGTCATCAAGGATGGATACACCCTGGCAATTGGTGGCCTGACCGAGAATACCATCTCCAAGGAGTCCTCGCGTGTTCCTTTCATTGGGGATGTGCCGGGTATTGGTCGTTTGTTCCGCAGCGATTCTGATTCGATCCGTCAGCGTAACCTGATTATCTTTATCACCGCCAAGACCTTGAATCCGGACGGTTCGACATACAAGGATGTCATTGATCCGCGTATGATTGAGCAAATGGATATCCTGCCGAGCGAGATTCCCGGCTACAAGGTGCCGGCCACTGAGTTGCAGAAGATCGACGAATTGACGTCCATTAAGGAAAAAGAACTTCGTGAAGAGGAAGCCAAGCGCTTGAGCACGACGATCCAAGCGATTGAGGATGCCAAATACCGCAAGCAACTCTTGGAAGAGCGCAAAGCACTTGAAGAAGATGGTGGCAAGCGCAGCTCCTACGATCGTCTCTAA